The Oceanispirochaeta sp. genomic sequence CCATGAGTCTTGCCAACAGGGCAGAGAGAACTCCAACCTGACCCGAACCTATGATGACCACTCTGGAGTCTGTGGTCAGTCCTGCTTCCATGATTCCAGGTCCTGTCAGGGTAAGCTCAAGGGCTCTCATGGCCACGGCCATGGGGTCCAGGAGGACGGCGATGTCGGAGGGCATAGAATCAGGTACCTTCCAGACATAGGTTTCGGGGAAAACATAGACGTATTCGGCAAAGCCTCCCATGAAGTAAGGCCAGTTACTGATGTTGGAGCTGATGGTTTCTTTTCCTTCCAGTCCCAGTTTGGAGTAGGGGACACCGTAGACGAAGGAGTTGTCGCAAACAGTGCAGGTTCCGGGTCTGCTCGACAGACATCCGGCACATTTTCCACAGGTTATCCAGGGATAAAGCACTATGCGGTCACCCTCCGAGAGAGGTCCGCCGAAAACATTCAGACTCTTGTTGGCCTTGGAGCCCATGGAGACGATTGTCCCGGTTACTTCATGGCACATGATGGCCGGGTAGGGTGGATTATCCTGGATGAGATGTCCATCGGTACCGCAGATTCCTGCGGCCTCTACTTTTAGCAGAAGGCCGTCCTCTCTGACTTCCGGGATGGGCAGCTCCTGGATTTCTATATTGTAGCGGCCCTTCCATATGGCGGCTTTTCCTGTTTGGCTCATAATTGACTTCCTTTAGGGGATGGATCATTTTATTATCCCCCTCACTCAGGGCTCTGTCAATTATTACCTTTAATGGCCAGTACTGCATTCTGGCCACCGAAGCCGAAGGAGTTTGTCAGGGCTGCCGAGAATTTGACTTCCCTTGCCGTGTTGGGAACTGTGTCCAGAGGACAGTCCGGATCGGGGGTGTTCTGATTTATCGTGGGAGGGATTATTCCATTGTATAGGCTTAGTACTGTGGCTGCGGTTTCGATGGCTCCGGCTGCTCCCAGGGTGTGTCCTATCATGGATTTGTTGGAGCTGACCGGTATTTTGGAGGCTTTCTCTCCAAATACATTTTGAATGGCCCTTGATTCGGTCCGGTCATTGGCCTGGGTGGATGTTCCGTGGGCATTGATGTAGCCGATATCTTCAGGCTTGAGTCCTGCTTCGGCCATCGCCAGTTCCATGGCTCTACCCGACCATTTCCCATTCTCTTCAGGAGCGGCAATGCTGGAGGCATCGGCGGTCATGCCGATTCCCGCCAGGCAGGCATAGATTCTGGCGCCCCGTTTCTCGGCATGGCTTCTTCTCTCCAAAATCAGAGCCGCGGATCCTTCTCCGATGACAAAACCATCTCTGTCTTTATCAAAGGGACGGCTGGCTCCCCGGGGATCATCATTCCGGGAGGACAGGACTCTCATACAGCTGTAGGAATCTACCACAAGGGGAGTGATGGTCGATTCGGTTCCTCCGGCGATCATCACATCCGCCTGGTTCAGTCTGAGGATCTGTATGGCCGAGGCGATGGAGTGAACTCCTGTGGCACAGGCCGAGAGAACTGCCATATTGGGGCCGTGGAGTCCCAGTTCAATGGCTATATTTCCAGCAGCCATATTAGGTATGATCCTGGGTACTGCCAGAGGATGGCCTTTTCCCGGTCCTTTTTCCGCGAGGATGGAGAACTGTTTTTCCAATATTTCATAATCTCCGGCAGCAGAGCCCATGATACATCCTGCTCTGACAGGATCAATCGTCGTGAGATCCAGATGGGCATCCCTGACGGCTTCGAGGGAGGCACATACGGCAATCTGGGAGAATCGGGACATCTTGCGGGCATTCTTTTTTTCCATAAAATCCGAGGCTTTGAAGTCCTTGAGCTCACAGGCAATGGTTGTGGCGAAACCCTCGGTTACAAAAGCCCCGATGGGAGCAGCTCCGGACACTCCGGAAATCAGATTTTGCCAGAAATCTTCCTTGTTCAGACCTATGGATGTTATGGTTCCGATTCCAGTTACGACAATATCTTCATTCATAATCATTGCAGTACTCCTTAATTCTTTTATTTTGACAGAATGCATGAAATTGTCAATGTACAGGACTAGTACATATTGACTATTTTTGACATCATCTGTTAAAACGTCAGAATAACATTTACTCTTTTAAAATGATCCGGTAATATCGGAGTGATATTTCAGAAGAGAATATATTGAGGAGTCTGTCGTGAACTATCCAAAAATAATACAAGGCGGTATGGGTATTGCCGTTTCAAACTGGTGTCTGGCCCGGGAAGTCGCCTTGGCTGGTCATTTGGGGGTCATCTCAGGAATTGCTCTGGATGGTATTTTGGCCAGACGGCTGCAGGATGGCGATCCCGGCGGACATATGAGACGGGCCCTTAAGGCTTTTCCTTTTCAGGAAACGGCCAAACGGATACTGGACAAGTATTTTGTTCCTGAAGGATCAGGTAAAAAATATGTTCAGGTTCCCATGTTTACAGTCAAAAACAATAACCACCTGGATGAACTGACTGTGGCGGCCAACTTTACAGAAACATACCTGGCTAAAGAAGGTCATCCCGGACATATCGGTGTGAATTATCTGGCTAAGGTTCAGCTGCCTACACTCTCTTCCATATATGGTGCCCTCCTGGCGGGAATTGATTATGTCATCGTTGGTGCAGGAATCCCTCTTGAAATCCCGGGCATACTGAAGCGTCTTTCTGAAAATAAGGATGCTTCTTTAAGACTCAGTGTTGAGGACGCAGACAAGACTGAAAGTTTCTTTTCCCACTTTGATCCGGCGGCCCTTTTTGGAGCCAAACTCCCCTCCTTGAAAATGCCTCGTTTTCTGCCCATTGTTTCGTCCAATTTTCTGGCGACCATGATGACCAAGAAAGCATCAGGACCAATTGATGGTCTCATCATTGAGAACCACAATGCCGGAGGCCACAATGCTCCTCCCCGAGGAAAACTGACCCTGGATGAAGCAGGGGAGCCCGTGTACGGTGACAGGGATGCGGTCGATACAGAAAAACTGAAAGAACTGGGACTCCCCTTCTGGCTGGCCGGATCATTCGGGACTCCCGGCGGACTCAAGGCCGCCTTAAAGGCGGGAGCTGCGGGTATTCAGGTTGGTTCGGCCTTTGCTCTGTGCCGGGATTCCGGGATTTTTCCTGAACTGAGAAAAAAAATCATTGCCGCTGTGAAGAAGGGAGATAGTTCTGTATTCACCGATGCTGAGGCTTCTCCTACAGGATTTCCTTTCAAAGTATTAAAACTCAAAGATACCATTGCTGAAAAATCTGTGTTTGAAATGCGGAAGAAGATCTGCAATCTGGGCTATTTGAGACATATCTATAAAAAAGAAGACGGCAGCCTGGGATACAGATGTTCTGCCGAAGCTAAGGAAAGCTTTGTCATGAAGGGGGGAGACCCTCAGGAAGCGGATCAGAACAAATGCTGTTTGTGTAATGCCCTGTATGCTACGGTCGGACTGTCTACAAGCTATGCCGACGGGAGTATTGAGAAACCCCTTGTGACACTGGGGTCCCACCTGGATACATTGAAAGAACTTGTTCAGACAAAAATAGACTTTACAGCCCGGGATGTGATTGATTACATCATGAATGGGAAATCAGAACCGGCTACACAATCCTGATAGTGTGGTCCGGTTCTTTTAATAAAAAGACTTTAACGGTCGACTCTGGCGCCGCCGCCTCCGACGATCTTTTCAACCTCTGCCAACGTGGCCATGGTTGTATCTCCGGGGGTGGTCATGGCCAGTGCACCGTGAGCCGCACCGTAATTGACGGCTTTATCTGCATCATTGAAGGTGATAAATCCATAGATCAGGCCGGAGGCAAAGCTGTCTCCCCCACCCACCCGGTCCATAATTTCAAGTCCGGGTCTGTGCTGTGCCTCATAGATTGTCCCGTCATACCAGGATATGGCTCCCCAATCGTTGACCGTGGCTGATTTGACGCCTCTCAGGGTTGTCGCTGTGGCCTTGAAGTTGGGGAATGCTGCTGTGGCTTTGTTGATCATTTTCTTGAAGCTGTCTGTTTCCAGTTCCCTCAGATTATCATCTGTTCCTTCCACCTCAAAGCCCAGACAGGCCGTGAAGTCTTCTTCATTTCCAATCATCACATCCACATATTTTGCTATTTCTCTGTTCACTTCCTGGGCCTTGGCTTCACCGCCTATGGCTTTCCACAGGGAGGGGCGGTAGTTCAAGTCGTAGGAGATGATGGTTCCATACTTCTTGGCTGCCTTCATGGCTTCGATGACGACTCCGGGTGTGGTCTCAGAGAGGGCTGCGAATATTCCGCCTGTGTGAAACCACTGAACTCCCTGGGAAAAAATTCCTTCCCAGTCGATGTCCCCTTCTTTCAGCTGGGAGACAGCCGTATTGCCTCTGTCTGAACAACCGACGGCTCCTCTGATGCCGAATCCGCGTTCTGTGAAGTTCAGGCCGTTTCGGGTATCCCGGCCGCAGCCGTCGTATTTATCCCATTTGATGTAGGAGGTATCCACTCCGCCCTGGAGGATCAGGTCTTCTACCAGACGTCCTACAGGGTTGTCAGCCAAAGCGGTGACAACAACGGCTCTTTTACCGAAACAGCGTCTCAGTCCCCGGGCAACATTGTATTCACCGCCGCCTTCCCAGGCGGTAAACTGCCTTGCTGTATGGATTCTCCCTTCACCGGGATCCAGGCGAAGCATCACCTCTCCCAGGGACAGGATGTCATATCTGCACTCGGATGCAGGTTTAATAATTAATTTTGACATGGTTTTCTCCTTTTATAAGAACGTTCTACCAGAATGTACTAACAGAGCCATTACATGGCTCTGGTGGTTTTCTAGTATAGGCCTAAGGGCCTAAGGGTATGTTCTACCAGAGTCCTGACAGGACTCTGGTGATTTGTATGATTAGGCCTAAGGGTATGTCCTACCGGAGCCATAACATGGCTCCGGTGGTTTTCTAGTATAGGCCTAAGGGCCTAAGGGCCTAAGCCGAAGGGTATTTTGCTGCCAGTTCAACAGCTTCTTTGACGATCTTGGCAATCTTGTCCCAGCTGCCGGATTCAATGTCCGCCGCTTTTCCAACCCAGGTGCCGCCGGCACAGGGGACTTGAGGAATAGAGAGATAGTCTCCCAGGTTGTCGGTGTTTACGCCGCCTGTAGGCATGACATTGATTCCCATGTGCTTATAGGGACCGATGAAGTTGGCCAGCATTTTGGTACCGCCCATGGCTTCGGCCGGGAAAAACTTGACCATTCTGATGCCGAACTGCATGATCTGCTCCAGCTCGGAGGGGGTACAGAATCCGGGGAAGAAGGGATAGCCCGACTTGACGGCTTCTGTCACTATCACGGGATTAAAGCCAGGGGCTACCGCAAACCGGGCGCCAGCATCGAAGGCTCTGTGAAGGTCTTCGATTGTGAGGACTGTTCCGGCTCCCAACACCAGTTCGGGAAACTGCCGGGCCGCTTCTTTGATGATCCCTTCGGCAGCCTTGGTTCGGAAGGTGATTTCGGCTGCTTTGAGACCGCAATCATTTAAGACTTTGCACATCCTGATGCCGTCTTCCACCTTTTCGATGGCCAGAACGGGAACGACTTTAACCTTTCCCAATGCCTGAACAACAGCATCGCATTTTTCTTTGTATTCACTCATTCTATACTCCTTGAGTTCGTTGTGAACTCGTTGTTTCAATAGTCCTACTTTATCATGACTTCCTAAAATGAAACAGGGTTTTAAAAACTGAAAATGTAAATTTAATTATTTTTTATCTGGTCTTTACGGAGTAATCTGGTCCAGAGTCGGTCTTCAAATCTATCAAGATTCTCTGCTGCCTCCACATATTCGACTTGTGCAAAATCTAAATCCTCGGAGGCCTTGAAGTCTTGGGCCATCGTCTCGGTCAGGCAAAGGAGGGAGAGAATAAGGGCATATGTTATTTTCATACTTACATTTTAATGGTTTCGGGCTGGTTTTGCCTTTCTTTTGTACCTATGACCTTTTGCAACATTGAAGGGAAAGAATCTGCTTGACAATCGGGGTCTGGTGTTTTAAAACACTAAAAGGGCCTGGGGTGACTCGTATAACCCGGGGCTGGAATCTATTTTAATTATTAATGGAGAAACTCATATGCTAAATAAAATACCAAAAATCCTCTCACCCGAACTGGTTAAGATTTTGATGGAAATGGGTCATGGTGATGAAATCATCATTGCTGATGGAAATTTTCCCTCAGCCAGCTGTGCTCAGCGCCTGGTCAGGGCCGATGGTCTCAGCGGTACGGACATTCTGGATGCGGTGCTGGAACTCTTTCCTCTGGACCCCTACGGTGAGGAAGCCCCGGTTTCTCTGATGGAAATTGTTCCCGGGGATACGGTAGAGACTCCCATATGGGATGAATACAAAGGCATTGTCAAAAAGCATAATGCTTCTTTCAAGGATTTCAACTTTATCGAGCGCTTTGAATTCTATGAAAGAGCCAAAAAAGCATTTGCTGTTATTGCCACAGGAGAAGGTGCTTTGTATGCTAATGTGCTGATTCGTAAAGGGGTCGTCGTCGACTGACCCTCAAAGGGAAGGTTTCAATGGGATTATCACTGCCGCGTATTCTGATCCTGGATACAGGTGGAACCATCAGTCAGACCGCTAGTGCTGATGGTTCTCTTGTTCCCTGTTCTACCGATTACATCGAGATGGTTCCCCGTCTTCATGATATTGCCCGGCTGGAAGTCCTGCGTCTGGAGAGGATGGACAGCAGCGATATGACTTCAATCCTCCGGATGGAGATGGCCCGGCTCATATACGAGAATTACGACGGTTTTGACGGATTTGTGGTGATTCACGGAACTGATACCATGGTGGAAACAGCAGCCGCCCTGAGTTATATGGTTCAAAACCTGGGGAAACCCGTGGTTCTGACGGGGGCGCAGCTGCCTATTTTTGCACCCGGTCCGGACGGCCTCAATAATCTGTATTACTCAGTTAAGGCGGCTTCCATGGATCTGGGAGAGGTGGTTATCTGCTTTGGAGACCGCATCCTCCGGGGAAACCGGAGCATTAAAGAGAATGTGCATGGCTTTAACGCCTTTCATTCCTTTCGGGTTCCCCCTCTGGGGGAGCTGGGAGTCTCTGTCCGTCTTCTGGACCACCGCATCCCCCGCAGTACTTCCCGGCCCTGTTTCTTCTCTTCCCTGAATTCCGGGGTTCTCTACCTTCCCATGACTTCCGGCAGTTCCATATCCCTTTTGGAGGGTCTTCAGGATTATCCTGGTCTGGAGGGTCTCATTCTGGGAGGTTTCGGTTCGGGTAATCTGCCGGCTCATGAAATTCCCGCCTTAAAAAAGATCCTGTCCAGGGGCATCCCCGCTCTGGTCATCACCACCTGCCTGAAGGGGCATACCATACTTTCCCTCTCTGGGGCGGGGCGTAAGGTTTCTGATGCAGGGGCCCGGGAGGGGTTTGTTCTTACGGCCGCGGCAGCCCTGCAGAAGATGATGTATGCCCTGGGACGGGTCGGCATGGAACAGCCCGGTTTCACGGGGCATAAGCGAATGGATGCGGTTTACCGCCTGTTGGTTGAACCTGTGGGATGTGATCTGGATAAATCACTGCTCCCGCTGGTATGAAGCATTCTCCGGGGCGAGTCGATGGGAAAGGTTTCCTGTCATCATCATCCCTGCTGAGCCGGGGTTGCTGTGTCAAAACGAGAAAAAACCACTCTTCCACAGGGAATGAAAGTAATTCCGCCTGGTGTCCAGTATAATCATATTTGAAGGATCTTTCTTTGATCTTATTCCTGTGTTTAGTCACTGGCTTTTTCCTGATGGAGATTTGAGATGTCTGACATGCCCGGATTCTGACTTATGATGCTGCCCCGGGCATGGTATAGTTTGGATGAATACAGTCCTGTTCAACAGAGTTATAAATAACCGGAAACAATGGGATCGAAATTGAGGGAGTTTCCAATGAATACAGTACTGATAAAACAGTGCAGCCGTGTGTTTCAAAGTGCTGCCAAAGGGGTCTTGAAGGATTCGGATATTCTGATTGAAGGGAATATCATTAAAAAGATAGGACAGAATCTGGATGTTCAGGCCGACAGGGTCATTGATGGGCGGGGGAGGGTTGTTATCCCCGGGCTGGTCAATTCGCATCACCACTTTTACCAGACATTTACCCGCAATCTTCCGGCTGTTCAGAATGCTGAACTCTTTGAATGGCTGGTATATCTCTATGATATCTGGAAGCATCTGGATATAGAATCGGTTTACAACTCCTCCCTACTGGCCATGGGAGAACTTTTAAAGACAGGCTGTACATGCGCCACAGATCATCATTATCTCTATCCCCGTGACATTGACGGGGACATCATGGCGACTCAATTTGCCGCCGCGGACAAGCTGGGAATGCGCTTTTCTCCAACACGGGGGTCCATGTCGTTGAGCAAAAAAGACGGGGGCCTGCCTCCGGATACGGTTGTTCAGGATGAGAAGACGATTCTCAAGGATTCTGAGAGGGTCATCAAGGCTTATCACGATCCGGATGACTTCTCCATGAAGAAAATTGTTCTGGCTCCGTGCAGCCCCTTTTCGGTTACCGAACAGCTGATGAAGGACTCTGCCGCCCTGGCCAGGGAGTACGGGGTGCGCCTCCATACCCACCTGGCGGAAACCAGGGACGAAAATGAGTTCTGCCTCCAGGTCTATGGCCGCCGGCCCCTGGAGGTCATGGCCGACTGTGATTTTCTGGGGGAGGACGTTTTCTTTGCTCATGGAGTTCACTTCAATGATGAAGAGCTGGACCTTCTGGCCCATACAGGGACTCATATCGCCCACTGTCCCACTTCGAATATGCGTCTGGGATCCGGTATTTGCCGTGTGACCGAAATGATTCCCAGGAGTATAAATGTCGGTCTGGCCGTGGACGGGTCAGCCTCCAATGACTCCTCGGATATGCTGGGAGAAGTCCGGAACGCCCTGATGCTCCAGAGGGTTCATTACGGAGCGTCGGCAGTCACTACAGCGGATGTGCTCAAACTGGGTACAGAGAATGGAGCCCGCCTCCTTGGTTATGATAAAGTTGGACGTCTGGAAGAGGGAATGGCGGCAGATCTGGCCGTCTTCAATATGGATAAACTGGAGTATGCCGGTGCCTTGAGCGATCCAGTGGCGGCGTTGATCTTTTCCGGATACAATCATGAAGCAGAATACACCATAGTCAACGGAAAAATAGCCGTAGACAAGGGAAAGCTGACGGCTGTGGATGAAGAGGAATTGAAAGATTCCTGCATGCGCCTGTCTGCAGAATTATGGAAAAAGGGAGGAGTTCAGCTATGAGCGGTATGTTTTTAAAACCTCTGACAATAAAAGAAGCTGTCACAATGAAAGCCGAGTATTCAGGGAGTCTATATCTGGGAGGCGGGAGTGAAATCAATAATCCTGCATCCATATCTCATGGAGAGGTCTATATCTCTTTGGAAGCCCTGAACCTGAAGGCCTGTGTGAAGGGGAATCATACTTATATTCTGGGAGGAAGTACGACCTTTCAGGAACTGATTGACTGGGATGAATGCTACCCCCCTTTGAAAGAAGCAGCCTTGTTTTTGAGCTCACGGAATGTCCGGAACCAGGCAACATTGGGTGGAAATATAGGTGCTCATCTGCCTGATTCCTATCTGGTCCCCATCTTGATGGTTCTGGATGCAGATTTGGAGCTGGGCACAGAGGAAATAATTCCCCTGTCCAGGTATATCGAAGAAGACAGGCATGATCTTATCATCAATGTGCGCTTTGCCCATAACAAGGGTCATGGCGCAGTTAAAAATATTCTGCGGAGCGCGGGGGGGCTTTCTGTTCTTTCCGCTGCCGTATCCCTTCAGACAGACCAGGGGAAGATTATAAAGGCTGCCATCGCCGTCAGCGGCCTGGGTGAGAAAATTACCAGGCTGACGAGTGTGGAGGAGGCTCTTATCACAGGACATGTCAAACCCGGCAACGAGCTGGAAGAGGCCGTTAAAAAAGCCGTTACTGCAAAAAGTGATCTGAAGGGGTCGGCGGAATATAAAAAAGAGCTCTGCGCTGTCATCGTTCAGGACTGTGTAAACCGCTGTCTGGAGGCTTCAGCATGAAGATTGAATTTATATTAAACGGAAGAACACTCTATACGAATGTGGATGACTTTCAGAATGCACAGGTATTCCTGACCCAGCAGGGGATGATCTCAGTCCGAGACAGTGATCATCATGCAGGATTCACCGGCAGCGATACCATCCTCCTGGATGGGAAACCCGTCAATGCGGGACTTCTGGTCGCCGCTCAGTTGGACGGACATTCCGTCGAAACCGGAGAATCCCTGTCGGGTGTCAATAAAATGGGATATCTCCAGGCGGCTCTTGTCGATGCCGGTGCCGTCCAGTCGGGCTACAATGCTCCTGCCTCGGCTCTTATCCTGAAGGAACTGCTGGAGCGTATTGAAAAACCGACGGATTCAGATATCCGGGACGCTTTTTCCGGCCTTTTTGTCCGGGATTACGGTTATATCCCTCTTTTCAAAGCGGTAGAACTGGCTCTGGAATACCGGGATGACCCCGATTTTGCCCATGGCTCAGCCAAAACTAAGATTGCTCCCGAGTTCCGGGAAGACCTCCGGGACGTGGGAACACCACGCCGCAAGGTGGACGGTGCCCAGCTGGTGATGGGACGCAAAGCCTATGTGGAGGACCGGGTTGAACCGGGCTCCCTGTATATGAAGCTCTTAAGGAGCAGTTTTGCTCATGCCTATATCACGAAAATTGATACTTCCATGGCCGAAAGCCTCCCCGGTGTCGTATCCATCGTGACCCATGAAAACTGTCCGGATGTCTATTATGGATCGGCCGGTCAGGGATTTCCCGAACCCTCTCCCTATGATAAGAAGATGTTCAATCAGAAAATCAGGCATCACGGTGACAGAATCGCCGCTGTCGTGGCCGAAACCGAGCAGATTGCTCTGGATGCCATCGCTCTGATTCATGTGGAATATGAAGCTCTGCCAGTGATTCGCTCCATCGAAGAAGCTAAAGCAGAGGGAGCTCCGATTGTTCAAAACGGATGGATAGAGTACGTCGCAGGCGCTCCTGATGATCTGGAAGAACAGAATAAGGGAGCCGATCCCAGAGATGGAAGAGTCATCTATCAGTTTCCCATTGGCGGAAACCCGCGAAAGAATATTGCTGCTTCCGTAGATGGCGGTATTGGAGATGTGGAGGCTGCTTTTAAGGACTCTGATGTAGTCCTGGAGAGGGAGTATGAGTCCTCTCAGATTCAGTGTACACCATTGGAACCTCATGTTGTTTATACAAAAATGGAAGGGGACCGCCTGGTCATTCATGCGTCCACCCAGGTTCCCTGGCACCTCCGGCGCATCGTGGCCCTGGTGCTGGGAATCAAGGAAAATAAGATCCATGTCATCAAGGAACGGGTCGGTGGAGGATACGGCTCCAAGCAGGATATCCTGTTGGAAGAGCTGGCTGCCTGGGTTACCTGGCAGACCGGAAAGTCCGTATTCTATCAGTACTCCCGCAAAGAGGAGTTTATTGCCTGCACCACACGGCATGTGATGAAAATCAAGGTGAAAATCGGTGCCAAAAAAGACGGAACCATGACGGCTATCGACATGACCGTCGAAGCCAACACAGGGCCTTTCGGGAACCATTGTCTCACTGTGCCTATGAACGCCTGTTCCAAGTCGCTGCCACTTTTCCTCTGTGATCATTTTCACTTTGATGTAACCACATACTACAGCAATATCCCTCCAGCCGGTGCCTACCAGGGATACGGTGCTCCCAAGGGTTCCTATGCCCTTCAGATGGCCGTGGCCGAACTGGCCGAAGCGCTGGGAATGGATCCCCTGGCGCTGATCGAAAAAAACAGAGTTCGAGAAGGGTCCATGCTGGATATTCTCAAGTGTCTGGGTGAAGGACGGGAAGGCAAGGCAGCCCCTGTCATCAGCTGCGGTCTCGACGGTTCCCTTAAAAAGGGGGCTGAACTGATTGAGTGGGGAAAGAAGGTAGAATCGGCAGATCCCGATGTCAAAATCGGCAAGGGTGTTGTTATTATACAGCAGGGTTCGGGTCTGCCTGGACTGGATCACTCCAATGCGGAGGTCAAACTTTTAACCGACGGGACCCTTTTAGTCCGTTCAGGTGGAGCCGATCTGGGTACGGGTCTTGATACGGTTTGTGTGAAGGTCGCCGCTGAGGTTCTGTGCTCCCCTATGAATGACATTGCCATCCGTTCCGGAGACTCGGATACCACCAGTTTCGACACTGGAGCCTATGCCTCCAGCGGTACCTACTTTTCCGGAAATGCCGCCCTGAAAGCCGCAGAGGATCTTAAGGTCAAGATCTTGAAGGCCGCCGGTGAAATGCTGAATGAACCTGTCGAGAATCTAGTTCTGGAATACCCCTCTCTTGTCAAAGGGAAAAAAGGTCAGGTCAGTTTTGAGGAGATATCCCGTGACAGCCTCACAGGGGAGGGACGAGGCCAGCTCATCGGGTCAGCCTCATATACCACCGAGGATTCGGCCTTTCCCTACGGGGCCCATTTCTGTCAGGTGGCAGAGAATATCCGCAGCGGGGCCGTAAAGATACAGAAATACTATGCCC encodes the following:
- a CDS encoding molybdopterin-dependent oxidoreductase Mo/Fe-S-binding subunit, with the protein product MKIEFILNGRTLYTNVDDFQNAQVFLTQQGMISVRDSDHHAGFTGSDTILLDGKPVNAGLLVAAQLDGHSVETGESLSGVNKMGYLQAALVDAGAVQSGYNAPASALILKELLERIEKPTDSDIRDAFSGLFVRDYGYIPLFKAVELALEYRDDPDFAHGSAKTKIAPEFREDLRDVGTPRRKVDGAQLVMGRKAYVEDRVEPGSLYMKLLRSSFAHAYITKIDTSMAESLPGVVSIVTHENCPDVYYGSAGQGFPEPSPYDKKMFNQKIRHHGDRIAAVVAETEQIALDAIALIHVEYEALPVIRSIEEAKAEGAPIVQNGWIEYVAGAPDDLEEQNKGADPRDGRVIYQFPIGGNPRKNIAASVDGGIGDVEAAFKDSDVVLEREYESSQIQCTPLEPHVVYTKMEGDRLVIHASTQVPWHLRRIVALVLGIKENKIHVIKERVGGGYGSKQDILLEELAAWVTWQTGKSVFYQYSRKEEFIACTTRHVMKIKVKIGAKKDGTMTAIDMTVEANTGPFGNHCLTVPMNACSKSLPLFLCDHFHFDVTTYYSNIPPAGAYQGYGAPKGSYALQMAVAELAEALGMDPLALIEKNRVREGSMLDILKCLGEGREGKAAPVISCGLDGSLKKGAELIEWGKKVESADPDVKIGKGVVIIQQGSGLPGLDHSNAEVKLLTDGTLLVRSGGADLGTGLDTVCVKVAAEVLCSPMNDIAIRSGDSDTTSFDTGAYASSGTYFSGNAALKAAEDLKVKILKAAGEMLNEPVENLVLEYPSLVKGKKGQVSFEEISRDSLTGEGRGQLIGSASYTTEDSAFPYGAHFCQVAENIRSGAVKIQKYYALQDCGTPINPELALGQIYGGVMKSIGHTLYEEMVFDERGRCINPDLRSYGVPMMGDVPEDFQAHMVFTDDPFGPFGGKSISEIAVNGAAPVIANAIHDACGVWIRSWPLTPEKILKGLGKI
- a CDS encoding FAD binding domain-containing protein, which gives rise to MSGMFLKPLTIKEAVTMKAEYSGSLYLGGGSEINNPASISHGEVYISLEALNLKACVKGNHTYILGGSTTFQELIDWDECYPPLKEAALFLSSRNVRNQATLGGNIGAHLPDSYLVPILMVLDADLELGTEEIIPLSRYIEEDRHDLIINVRFAHNKGHGAVKNILRSAGGLSVLSAAVSLQTDQGKIIKAAIAVSGLGEKITRLTSVEEALITGHVKPGNELEEAVKKAVTAKSDLKGSAEYKKELCAVIVQDCVNRCLEASA